TTTCGTTTAATACATAACTTTCTGGTATATTTACGCCGGATAGTTTAAGGTCTTTATTTTTTATCCAAGCATTAGATGTAAGAAAAATGGTTTGATTAGATTCTATGCCTTTGTGTGGTATCATTAATGGGTTCCAGTCACCTTGCTTATTGCTGTATCCAGCTCTTCCATCACCTATATGAGAAATTAATAATCCAATCGGAGAATAAATTAGCACTATTATGGTACATGCTAAGGAGGAAGTTTCAAATTTATTTTCTAATGCAAAATTAATTAGATCATCATAAATATTAATAAAGGTTTTTCTAGCCAAAACCTCCCACTCTTCTTGCGTAGGCAAATTATTTTTGCTATTCCATTGATTGGAAAGAATTAAATCTTTGAAATACAATGGTGCAATTTCGTTTGAAATATATTTTGAACCTATATGAGAATTCTTTGCGCTACCCGCTCCGTCACAACTAATAATTATTCCCCACTCTTTATCAATACTTAAGCAATAGTGGTTATCTTGACAGGGAATACTATCGATAATATGAGATTTCCCTATTGCCGATGCTGAAACAATAAACCATGAATCCTTTTCTTCGGCTTGAGGATGAATCGTGTGATTGTTTGAAAAAGAAACTGAAGGTTCTTTAATTGTGCTATTTTTTGGCTTTCTTTCTTCTTTATCACTAATTGTTTCCGGAACGTGTTCCGAATTTTTATTAGGCTCTGTGATTTGATTGCTTATGGTGCTCTCATTCGAGTCCTCTTTAATATCTTTGACTTCAATTACTTTTTTTTCTTGCGCTTCGGAATCACTTTTTTT
This sequence is a window from Sphingobacteriaceae bacterium. Protein-coding genes within it:
- a CDS encoding protein phosphatase 2C domain-containing protein; its protein translation is MIGWFHILLARQKNKKQISSAKLEKKSDSEAQEKKVIEVKDIKEDSNESTISNQITEPNKNSEHVPETISDKEERKPKNSTIKEPSVSFSNNHTIHPQAEEKDSWFIVSASAIGKSHIIDSIPCQDNHYCLSIDKEWGIIISCDGAGSAKNSHIGSKYISNEIAPLYFKDLILSNQWNSKNNLPTQEEWEVLARKTFINIYDDLINFALENKFETSSLACTIIVLIYSPIGLLISHIGDGRAGYSNKQGDWNPLMIPHKGIESNQTIFLTSNAWIKNKDLKLSGVNIPESYVLNEKPSAFTVMSDGCELHSYECSIIDKETNKWYDPNLPYPNFFKPLINNLRLMHKDNVPAYDANNIWGEFIEKGTKGLSGEPDDKTMILGVLI